A region of the Desulfobacter postgatei 2ac9 genome:
GGCCCTTTTTGTCCACCGGCACAAAGGTCACTTTGTACCCTTTATTTTTTTGGAGGTGGAAACAAAGACTTCTGATGGCCGGGTGTTCAACTGCCGTGGTGATGATATGTTTTTTATGCGGGAATGCGCTGATGGCCGCATTAACGGCTGCATTATCGCTCTCAGTGCCGCAGGCTGTAAAAATAATCTCACCGGGATCGGCATTGATCAGGTCCGCCACCTGGGTCCTGGCTTGTTGGACTTTTTTATTGACCATGTCTGCGAAGCCATACATCGAGGACGGGTTGCCATAAAATTGCCCTAAATACGGCAGCATCTCTTCGATCACCTCATCGGCCACCCGGGTGGTGGCATTATTATCCGTATAGATCATATCAATCTTTTTTACCCCATCGTTGCAATGTTGTGGTTAATCTGCTGCCGAAGATGTTTCCATGGATGCCATGGTTTTGTGGACAATTTCTTCAATTCTATCCAGGCATTTGCCGCAACCGCCGCCTGCTTTAAGGTAATTGGTCACATCCTCCGTATTCTCAAGGCCATTGTTTTTAATGGCATCAATAATTTCAAGATCTGTTACATCAAAGCATTCGCATACGATGTCTCCCGGTTTTTCAAGGATCTGAATTCCGCGGAAATTCGCAATGGCTTTTTTTAAGGCGGCCTGGCCCATGACCGAGCAGTGCATTTTTTCTTTGGGCAGTCCGCCCAGGTAATCGGCAATGTCCTCATTGGTTATCTTCGCTGCATCGTCCAGGGTCATGCCCTTGATGATCTCAGTTAAGGCCGAGGATGAGGCCACGGCAGACGCACAGCCAAAGGTCATAAAAGAGGCATCAATGATTCTTTCATTCTCGTCTACCTTTAAATAGAGTTTGAGTGCGTCACCGCAGCTTAAAGAGCCTGTTTCTCCAATGGCGTTGGCACCTTCAAGCTCTCCCACATTCCTTGGTTTCAAGAAATGTTCCATAACTTTTTCCGAATAATTCCACATATATGCTCTCCTTTTATCCTGTAAAGTCACCCTTGTGACAGGATTAGTTTCCTTCTAAAAGAAATACTACATCGTGGTAGCTTGTCAATCGGGGCTGAAAGTTTTCCTTTGATCAAAGGCGGCACTTCCAACCCTTTATACATGATAATCATCGCCCTTTAAAAACTGTTTCAATTCAGACATATCAAGTCCATCTCGGATTCCGAACCGGGTCAGGCAAAAATCATATTTCACCGGGTCATCCGGGCTGACCCGTCTGAAGCCTTCGGTGATCTGGGCGGCGCAGACCCCGTCGGCACTGCGGCGTTTTGTAAATCCAAGCATATGTCCGATTTTAAACATGTGCGCATCTACAGGACAGGTCAGGGCCGCGGCCGGCACATTGGACCAGCCCCCCGGATCCACCTGATCTTTACGTACCATCCACCTTAAAAACAGGTGACTGCGCTTGCAGGCAGAGGTTTTTCCGGGATCAGCCAGAAGATGACCGGCGCCCCCCGCATGCAAAACCCGTGCTCTGATTCTGGCCAGTCCTTCAGACAGATCTGTCCCATCCGCATGATTCATGGTAAAACAGGCACCCAGGGATCCGTAATCGGCAATAACAGCCTGAATTCCCATGATCAGTGCGCTTAAGTGATCTCCTGTGGCAAACCTGTATTTAAAGTTTTGAAACATGGCGGCGAGGTTTTTCGGATCAGCATGCATGACAAACCCGCGAAGGTCAGGCCCCATCTTATCAAGCACAGACGACACGGCCTGCATGATCATGGCCACCCGGCCATAGGCAAGACTTGAGGCAATAATCCCTGCAATCTCCCGGTCCCGTACATCCGGATAGTTGTAAAGAAACAACAGTGGATCAGGATCAACATACTGTTTCCGGTTATATGTCGAATAAAGCTGCTCCAGCTTTGATGTCAGTTTTTGTACGTCAATTTTCATATCAACAGATTTGACGAAGCCCCCAAAATATTGGGGATAGATCCTGCAACTTTGTGACAAAAAGAAAAAAGATCAGCTTGACTGATTTAACCGCGTTTATCCTTACGTCTTCAGTACCGGACAAACCAGGTAAATCGTATAAGCGATGTAAACCGCTAACAGCATAAGCCCCTCTACCCTGTTTATTCGCCCCGGCCTTCCCCTGAAGCCAAATCCGATAATGAAAAGGGATATGGTTAATCCCGTCATCACCGCTGTGTCCCGGAAAAGGGCTTCGGCAGGGATTTCAAACGGATGAATGACACCGGCGATTCCCACAACCGCCAATGTGTTGAACAGATTGGACCCTAAAATATTACCAAGGGCAATATCGTACTCTCTTTTTTTCACAGAAATGATCGAGGATGCAAGTTCCGGAAGAGATGTTCCCAGGGCAACAACGGTAAGGCCGATGACTATATCGCTGACACCTAAAGCCGTTGCAATTTGCACAGCCCCCCAGACCAGAATCCGTGAACTGATGATCAGAAGAATCAGCCCGATAACGAGCCATAAGAGAGCCCTGCCCAGAGTTTTTTTTTCTGAATTCAGCTCCCGCTCCATTTCCATGCCCATGGTATCGGCCTTCTGACGGATACCTTGCTGGAGGGTCCAGAGTACGAGCCCCAGAAAAAATAATAGCAGGATAATTCCATCAATCAAAGAGATTTGAAGGTCTGTTAAAAGAAGAATGGAAAGACCCGTGACGATTGTAAGGATGGGTAGTTCTTTTCTTAATATATTGGAGTGAAACATAATCGGATTAATCAGGGCGCTAATCCCTAAAATCAGTCCGATATTGGCAATGTTTGACCCGTAGGCATTCCCTATGGCAATACCAGGACTGTTCTCCAAGGCGGCAAGTGCGGAAACCAGCATTTCCGGGGCTGATGTGCCGAAACCGACGATCACCATCCCGATCAGCAGCGGCGGTACGCCGAAATGCCGTGCGGTGGCCGCAGACCCGTTAACAAAGCGGTCTGCACTCCAGACCAGCAGAGTCAGTCCAAAAATCAACGCCGGTAAAGCAACAACAATTCCTTCCATGTACCCTCTGTTTTCTTTTTAAATAATGATTCTTTGTTTTTTTACTTAGACGTTCAAAATATCAGACTCCAAAGCTCATGCAAAGTGTAATGCTGTTTTCTTGCAAAATTCAATGAAATCTCAGTGGCTGCCTCATGGTGGGATGACATTTGCCTTGACACAAATTCAGGCTGGGCCATAGTATAGGCTCCTTATTATTACTTCAGCCCACAAAGGAGACAGAATGCTTCAGGATAAAAAAATCGGCTTCATTGGAAGCGGCAACATGGGAGAAGCCCTGGTCAGCGGACTAGTGATGTCCAAGGCAGCCAAACCGGAAAATATTATCTGCTCGGATATTTTTCCCGAAACGCTCACGCATATTCACGAAAAATATGGCGTGTTGACCACGACCAGCAATATTGAAGTCTGTGAAAAATCAGAAATCATTATCTACGCCACTAAACCCCAGATTCTGGGTTCCGTGCTCAAGGAGACGGCACCAGCTCTGGACAAATCCAAGCTTGTGATCTCCATTGCTGCGGGCGTGCCCTTGGCCGCCATCGCCGCAGGCCTTAAAAAGGAACTGCGCCTGATCAGGTCCATGCCCAATATATGTGCCTTTGTCAAAGAGAGCGCCACAGCGATTTGCGCGGGGCAGTTTGTCCAGGAAGGCGATGTGGAGATGGCCCGGGCGGTTTTTGATTCCGTGGGAAAAACCGTATTTATACAGGAAAACATACTCATGGATGCGTTCACCGGATTAAGCGGGTCAGGCCCGGCCTATATTTTTATCATTGTGGATGCCATGGCTGATGCCGGCGTAAAAATGGGGCTGTCCAGAAAAGATTCTCTGTTTCTATCCACTCAAACCGTGTTGGGTGCGGCACGTCTGCTTCTTGAAAGCCGGGAACACCCGGGCCAGCTCAAAGACAGAGTGGCCTCTCCAGGGGGAACTGCCATTGCCGGTATCCACACCCTGGAGCAGGGCGGGCTTCGCACGACCCTGATCAATGCCGTTGAAGCCGCCACCAAGCGGTCCATGGAACTGGGCGAGATGATGGTGAAGGATTTTATCAAAAACGCAGAAGATTGATTAAAAAGGAACCGGAGGATGGTAAGGAGGGTTCATCTTCCGGTTCCGGGAAAAAGGAAACTTAACGCAGGTGGTTACACATAGATGGCGGATTAGGCGTCAAGTTCCTTTCTAAGCCACTCTCTGACTTTTCCTTCGACGGCATAAACGCCTTTGTATTTGCCGATAC
Encoded here:
- the nifU gene encoding Fe-S cluster assembly protein NifU, which encodes MWNYSEKVMEHFLKPRNVGELEGANAIGETGSLSCGDALKLYLKVDENERIIDASFMTFGCASAVASSSALTEIIKGMTLDDAAKITNEDIADYLGGLPKEKMHCSVMGQAALKKAIANFRGIQILEKPGDIVCECFDVTDLEIIDAIKNNGLENTEDVTNYLKAGGGCGKCLDRIEEIVHKTMASMETSSAAD
- a CDS encoding TIGR02757 family protein; translated protein: MKIDVQKLTSKLEQLYSTYNRKQYVDPDPLLFLYNYPDVRDREIAGIIASSLAYGRVAMIMQAVSSVLDKMGPDLRGFVMHADPKNLAAMFQNFKYRFATGDHLSALIMGIQAVIADYGSLGACFTMNHADGTDLSEGLARIRARVLHAGGAGHLLADPGKTSACKRSHLFLRWMVRKDQVDPGGWSNVPAAALTCPVDAHMFKIGHMLGFTKRRSADGVCAAQITEGFRRVSPDDPVKYDFCLTRFGIRDGLDMSELKQFLKGDDYHV
- a CDS encoding calcium/sodium antiporter; the encoded protein is MEGIVVALPALIFGLTLLVWSADRFVNGSAATARHFGVPPLLIGMVIVGFGTSAPEMLVSALAALENSPGIAIGNAYGSNIANIGLILGISALINPIMFHSNILRKELPILTIVTGLSILLLTDLQISLIDGIILLLFFLGLVLWTLQQGIRQKADTMGMEMERELNSEKKTLGRALLWLVIGLILLIISSRILVWGAVQIATALGVSDIVIGLTVVALGTSLPELASSIISVKKREYDIALGNILGSNLFNTLAVVGIAGVIHPFEIPAEALFRDTAVMTGLTISLFIIGFGFRGRPGRINRVEGLMLLAVYIAYTIYLVCPVLKT
- the proC gene encoding pyrroline-5-carboxylate reductase, which produces MLQDKKIGFIGSGNMGEALVSGLVMSKAAKPENIICSDIFPETLTHIHEKYGVLTTTSNIEVCEKSEIIIYATKPQILGSVLKETAPALDKSKLVISIAAGVPLAAIAAGLKKELRLIRSMPNICAFVKESATAICAGQFVQEGDVEMARAVFDSVGKTVFIQENILMDAFTGLSGSGPAYIFIIVDAMADAGVKMGLSRKDSLFLSTQTVLGAARLLLESREHPGQLKDRVASPGGTAIAGIHTLEQGGLRTTLINAVEAATKRSMELGEMMVKDFIKNAED